DNA sequence from the Cohnella herbarum genome:
AACATCGTGAATTCGGTGGAATTTCTTTGGCTGACCATTTTGAACAACCCGACGGCCAGCGTGCGTTGCTCTTCCGTGCGCAGAATGAGGTCCGCGAAAATGAAATCGATGAAAGCCCCGTTAAAGATCATCAGGCTGGCATACGTTAACATCGGCGTGGAGAGGGGGACGATGACCGTTGCGAACACTTTGAAATGACTCGCGCCGTCTATTCTCGCCGCATCTTCCAAGCTCTTCGGAATCGTGTCGAAGAATCCTTTGGCCACGAAGACGTTCGCGATAATGGAGCCCGAGCTGTATACGAGAATAAGCGCCCAATGCGAATTCAGCAGCCCCATGGCGTTAAGCATTACGAATATGGCGATCATAGCCATGAATCCGGGGAACATCTGCAATACGAGCATTACCTTAAGCGAGGTTTTCCTCCCGGCGAAACGAAAGCGCGAAATCGCGTATGAGGAAATAAGCAGTAGCGCGGTTCCGAACACCGTAGAGAGTACGGCTACCTTCAGCGTATTGAAAAACCAGATGGGATATTTGGTTTTGTTAAACAGATCCGTGTAATGCCCGAACGTAAATTCCCTTGGAATAAACGTCTCGCTATACAGGCTGTTTCCTGTTTTCAACGAGGACAGAATGATCCACAAGGCAGGGAAGAGGCTTAGAAAAGTCAATCCGGTCAATATGCAGTAGCTTAGGACGAGCTTTAGATTGCCGCCGGATGTTTTCATTGGATCATGTCCTCCTCTCTGTACGAACGCGTCCGCGTATAGCTCCAGATCGAGACCGAGGCTACGATGAAGAAGATAACGATTCCGATGACGGAAGCGAAGCTGAATTGGGATTGATTCAAGGCGAGCTTATAGAGCCAGGTGACCAAGAGGTCGGTATGACCCGCGAACTGATAGTTGATATTGACGGGCTCGCCGTTCGTTAATAAATAAATGACGTTAAAGTTGTTGATGTTGCCGGCAAAATTCATGATTAGAATGGGCGACGTCGAGAAGAGCACCATCGGCAGCGTGATCATGCGGAATTTCTGCCTGGCGCCCGCGCCGTCTACGTCGGCGGCTTCGTACAGGTCGCGAGGAATGGTCGTGAGCACCCCGAACGCTAGAATCATCGTAATCGGAATACCGATCCACATGTTAGCGAGAATTACGGTAACCTTGGCCCAGAACGGATCGGTCAGCCAGGGCAAGCCTTTCAAGCCGAAATATTGCAAATAGCCGTTGATCGGACCGAACTGATTGTTGAACATATTTCTCATGACCAGCAACGAAATCATGTTCGGAATGGCAAAGGGAACAATCAAAGCCGTCCGCCAGAATTTCTTGAACCGAATGCGCGGCTGATGAATGAGAACGGCGATGAGTATGCCGCCGACATAAGTCGTAGCGGTCGCGATGACCGCCCAGACGAGCGTCCATGTCAGAATGCCGACGAACGTACTGCTCCACACCTTCAAATTCAACATTTTAGAAAAATTATCGAATCCTACCCAATCGACCAGGTTAGCCGGAGGGAGTATCGGATCGGCAAAGTTAGTGAAGGCAAGCAGAATCGAGAAAATCAGCGGAAGTATCGTTAGGAAAGTAATGACGATAAAGGGCGGAAGAAGCACCAAATACGCGAAATGTTTATCCCCTAACGCCGCCAGCGATTTCCGGAACGTAGCCGGAGATTTGCCTTCGTCGCGCAAGCGGCCGACAAGATAGGCGTCCCGTATGTTCAGAATATAGAAACATAGGAAAAACAAAACGGCGACAAGGGCGATAAGTCCCTTAATCAATAAAAAGATGGAGTGGTCCCCTTCGACCATCTTCATCATCTTGCCGACTTTGACGAATCCGCTAGGTTGTTCCCCGAGCGTAATGAGGCCATGCAAATGATCGTATAGCTGAAACACGGTTAAATAAATTCCGACGAGAGCGGCGGCTACGAATACTATCCCTTTACCCCATTGCCGATTGTAGAGTTGTCCGAGACCCATCAGCACCAAGGAAAGGACTGCGCCTATCGTCTTGCTCTGCATGCCATGTACGACCTCTTTCCTTTAACGAAGTACCTGTCTCCACCCGCCGCTTGGCGGGATGAAGACAGGTTAGGTTACGGAGATTTGCTCCGATCCGGTTTATCTGGCGGCTAAGCCGTCCTCGATGTTTTTGACCATCTGATCCAAGCTTGTTTTAATGTCGAGGCTCGGATCGTCCCACAGGGAGACGAAGGTCGCTTTCAAAGCTTCCCAAGCCAAGTCCGTTCCGGGAACGGACGACATCGGATGCGAATTCGCGAACTGTTGGAAGAATCCGCTGACGTAAGGATCGTCTTTGATTTTAGGATCCTCTCCGGCTTCTTTATTCGCGGGAATAGCTCCGGTCAGTTCGAAGTTCTTCAGCTGGTTTTCCTTGCTGCTCGCGAAATGGGCGAACAACCGGGCTGCTACCGGGTAGGCCGTGTACGAGTTGACGTAGTAAGATTTGACGCCGGAGAACGAGATCGAATCTTTGCCGTTCGGGAACTTCGGCAGCGGGGCAACGCCGAAATTAACGCTATCCTTGAATGCGGCGACGGACCAAGGACCGTCGATGTTCAGCGCAAGCTTGCCTTCTTTGAACAGCTGCGTCTTGACGTCGTAGGAAATATCGCCCGCGTTCATCGGCAATATTTTCTTGAGCGATCTAAGGAATTCGAAGCCTTGAACGGTGTCTCCCTTGTTGAGGCCAATATCCTTCGCGTTCGTGTTGTTATCTCCGAACATGTAACCGCCGTAACTAGCGATGAACGGATAGGAATAATAGCCGACGAACTCCCACATGATCGTATATTTCTTTTGTTTCGTATCGTTGAACGTGTCGGCGAACGCAATGATCTCGTCCCATGTCTTCGGCGCTTCCGGAAACAGGTCCTTGTTGTAGAACATGGCGTAAGTTTCAACCGATTTCGGGTAGCCGTACAGCACTCCGTTCTGCGAGGATGCGGTAATGGCCGTCTCCACGTTCGCGTTCCGAGTCTCTTCTTCGAAGACGTCGTTCGGAAGCAACAATCCCGCTTTGACCGCCAAACCGATCTGATCGTGCGGCAGGGTCAGAATATCCGCCGCCGTCTTGGACGGCCCGTCGGTCGACAGGCGCGAACCTTGGTCGCCTCCGGCCACTTGCTCGACCGTCACGGGAACCCCGTATTCCGCTTCGAACGCCGCGCCGATTTCTTTCATGTATTCCAACTGCTCAGGGGCTTCCCATACGACGAGCTTGGCACCGGGCTCCGGAACCAATTCTTCCTCTTCGGCGGCCTGGCTGGCCGATTCGGTAGCAGGCGGAACCGTAGCCGAGGCGTTTTCGCTTGCCGGAGCGGATCCGTTATTGTCGCCATTGCCTCCTCCGCAAGCCGCCAGCATGATTACGAGAGTGAAACAGACGAGCGCGGAACCCCATTTTTTAATAGCCATTCTTAAGCCACCCTTTCGTTTCTTTGTCATTTCCTTAGCCGTAGTCCCATCCACAACGACAAAAAAGAGCACAACCTCTTCGCCACGTAAGTGCCGAGGTTGTACCCCTAAAGGTAACATCGCCTTCATATTGTCCTTGATTGGTTAAATCATACGATAGCCATAAAAGCGTTTGCAAATCGAAAATGAGCTGGAATTTAGAGGTTTACAAGCGTTTATCTAGCTTTAACTAGAGATTACTTCGTTTTTTAGGGGTTTTTCTCGCGAAATTGATTTTTTATCGCCCGTGCCGAATAGGCAAGGATACAATCCATGGCGAGGCGTTCGTCATATACCAATTGAAGGTTTGATAGAGCTCGGAAAGGTGGATTGGATCATGGCATGCGTACAATTTGTGGCGCCTACGGTCGGCCGGAGGCTGAAGACAACCGACGTGATCGTCGTTCAAACGAATACCGGGCGGAAAGCCGGAAGTTCCACGAACGGCTTCACGGGGTACGTCCGGTCTTCTTGGCCAACCTAATTACGAGAGGGAAGTTTAGACCGGCAAGCATCGAGCTCATTCCGCTTAAGACAGGGAGCGTGCGCATCGGTACCCGGTTAACGGGCTTCGCGGCGAGCGGCAACCGTTTGCCGGGCGAAGGCTTCGTTCCGAAGTATCGCGGCAAGGTTTCTGTTTCCGAGACGATCGACTGCGGTTGCATGAGGAGGAAGACGGTAAGCAAGATCGTAAAGCAATCGATATGGCAGCGATAGAAGAGACGAGACGGAAAGCTCCCTATTTACGTCAGACCTGCTCGTTTTGCTTCAAAGTTGACCTTTCTGAAACACAGATCAGGAATAACGTTACGACATCACTCTATTTCGCGCTACAGATAGAATGAGCATGGAATAACATTATGCCATCACTTTATTATCATCGTTACTTAGATTTGCAAGTAGTTTAGGTGAAATAACGTTATCATGTCACTCTATTTCGAGTAACCGATCAAATTGATCAAGGAATAGCATTATGCCATCACCTTATTGCTTCGACACAAGATCCGAATTTCGACAAGGTCGCGCTCTACGCGAACAGACTGATCGGAATCGGCGTCATGATCGCGGGAGACGTCATTTTCAAGCTGAAGTAAGTCGGTCACCGGAGACGGCTGGAGATTGACTCGCTACGCGAACTCCCGCTTGTCGCGGTATTCGTTAGGCGTAATGCCGGTTAAGTTCTTGAACACTTTGAAAAAATACTTCTCGTCGGAGAAGCCGATCTTGGTCGCGACTTCATAGATTTTGTATTGCGGGTCTTGCAGCAACGCCTTGGATTTCTCGATTCGCAGCTTCTGTACGTAGTGGACGAAGCTGATGCCGGTTTTCTTCTTGAAGAGGGTGCTGAAGTAACTCGGATTCATGAAGATTCTGTCGGCCGCGGAACGTAGCGTAATGTCCTGATCGTAGTGATGCTCCAAGTATTTGATCGTAAAAGAGATGGCGTTGCTATCGTAAGCGACGCTTCGATTCGTTGACGTCGCTCGCAGAACTTCGGCGAATCTTTGCTTCACGAGGGCTTTGAATTCGTCGAGATCGACCGATCCGCGGTACATGCGAGTGAGGTCGGAATGGGTCCGAGAATTCCAGTCCTGCTCCTTGGCGCCGGTGAATTCCGAATAGACGAGCAAGTTGTAGAGCGTATCCGCGACGAAGCTGGGAGTAACGTCGGTTTGCTGGCGAACGAACCTAAACCAGCCGTCGAGCGCTTCCGCGAGCGCGCGCGGATTGCCATCGTGAAGGGAGCTGCGGACGGTTTGCAAGAACACGTTCGGCGCCTGCGACGGAGGGGCATGAGGAACGGTTTCCTTGTAGTAAAAATGGCGAACCGCCGGGCGTAGCAACCTAAAGTCCAGCGCATAAGCGGATTGCTTGATCAGGCGTTGGAGATCTTCCGTACGGTCCGAATATTCGCTTATTCCTATCGTTGCGATCGGAGATCCGGAAAGATCGGCCTCCGCGATCAAACCTTGCAAGGCGGAATGCAGCTGGCGGCCGGCCAACCAAGCGGCATCGTCGCTTCCGATGAGCAGCAGGACATGGCCGGGCTCCGATTCGCAGGCGGCCAATACGCGATAAGTTTGCCGGTTGGTCTCGTCGATCCGTTCGATGAGCTCGGAAACATCCGATCCGTTACTCCCTACATGGACAGTGACGGCAAGGCGGTATCGCGAGCCTGTCGGAATTCGGGCCGACGAGAGCAGCGATTCTATGTCGGATACGGTATGGCTTCCTCTGGCGATCTCCCGGAGCATACGTTCCCCAGGCGATTCGCGGCGTTCCGCGGGCCGATTCGCAGCGGACGGATTCGGTTGCTCGGAGTCTAGCTGCGAGATGAGCTTGGTCAGCGCCTCATGCAGATTTTTCTTCTTGATCGGCTTCAGCAAGTAGTCGCTGACTCCAAGAGATATCGCTTGCTGAGCATAGGCAAACTGCCCGTATCCGCTCAAGATGATCGTCTTGGCGCGAAGGCGGGCATGCGGAAGCGCTCGAATGAGCTCCAACCCGTCCCCGTCGTCCATCTTAATATCGGTCACGATCATGTGTACGTCTTGGCGGCTAATGATCTCAAGCGCTTCCTTGCCGCTCGATGCCTCGAAGACGGTCCCGATGGATAATTCCATCTCTTGAATGATCTTCTTGATTCCCGCGCGGATAATGTCTTCGTCCTCCACGATCAACAAACCGTACATGATCTTCACCTCGCCTCTAAGATGTCGCTCCGACGGGTAACGTTAACGTTACGACGGTGCCATGGTCTCGCGAACTGTCTATTTCCATTTCGGCCGCGGCTCCGAAGAAATACTGGATTCGGTCGCGGACGTTCACAAGCCCTACGCCTCCCGAACGCCCGGTTTCCTTGCTTTTCTCCTGTTCGGCTGCCTTGAGATTCCGCTTATCGGGCGGCTGGGATAACTGCGAACGGATTTCGTCCAGCCGTTCGGGATCGATGCCTCTGCCGTTATCCATGATCGCGCAATGGATCTGATCTTCTCGCTCCTCGATAACGATCTCGATCGAAAGATGGCCGCTAATGCCCTTCATGCCATGGATGATGCAATTCTCGACGATAGGCTGCAGCAGCAAATTCGGAATCCGGTACGATTGGAGCGGGTCCGGAACGGACACGTTCAGGGAAACCCGTTGGTTGAGCAGCAGATTCTGGATTTGCACGTAATCGTGAATATGTTCGATCTCCGTTGCGAGCGCAACGGGTTCTTTGCCGTTGTAAATGTTGTACCTCATAATGCTGCCGAGCGCCGTAATCGCGTCGGACAGCTTCGGCTGATCTCCGGTTTCGGCCATCATGCGCAGCGTCTCCAACGTATTGAACAGGAAGTGGGGATTAATCTGCGCTTGCAGCGCTTTAAGCTCCGCTTCCTTCTGCGAGACTTGGGACTTGTACACGCGGTTGATTAATTCATCGATTTGCCCGGCCATGGAGTTGATGTTCAAGGCTAGCCAATCGACTTCGTCCTCGCCATGGACTGGGATGCGAACTTGGAAATTACCGTTCTGGATTTTGCGGACGTTGCCGACGATCCGCACGATTTTCCGAATCAGAAGCCCGGCCAGCAAGAACGAGATCGCGGCGAGCATGACGACAAGGAATACGATCAGGAGAAGAAATACGTTTCTCGTCTTGATCCAGGGACTGTCGATCTCGGAATGCGGAACGAGCCCGACGAGGGAAGCATGCAGCCGCTCGATCGGTTTGACGACGTAACGGTAGGACGAGCCTTCATAAGTTATATCCCCGTACCCCGCGACGGTAAAATCGATCTGGCGGAAGGAGGAATGCTCCGTTACTTCCTTGGAGAACTCCATCGCGGCCGGCGGGGCCGACAGGAGCCCTCCTTTCCAATCGACGGCGAGCACGCCTCCGGATTGCGACAAAGACATCGCGCCGGATTTCGAGAAAAAATGGCCGATGTCGATCTCGAATTCCAAATACGAGGTTTCGTCCGCGAAGTCTTCGTTAATCGGGTAGAACATCGAGAAGACGGGATTTTTCGTCTTTTTGCCGTAAGGATAGTCTCTTTGGTTATGCCAGCTTTCCCAGTAAGGGTAGGTCGTCTTGATCCGCTCTTGCATTTCCCGGAACCAAACCTGTTCGGAGAACAAGGATACGGGCAGGAAGAAATCGCTTTCAGGAAGCGTTTCGTTAACGGTAAAAAACCGGAAATCCCCGACGTCCTGATGAGTCGCTTCGAACCAAGAGAGCAAGGATTGAATCGAAGTGTTCATTACGTCGATGAGCTCGGACTGGTCGTAATATCTCTTGAGCAGCGCTTTTTTCAAAACGATGTTCGTGGAGATTAGATAGCCGGTTTTCTCGATATCGTCGATGTCTTTGTCTATAGCCGATTCCAACTGGCTCATCGACTGATCGATCAACTGAAGCCGCTCCCCGCGTACGGGCACGATGACTTCGTTGTAGATCCATGCCGCGCTGATCGATACGGGAATCAAGACGATCAGGATGTACGAGAGGAACAATTTGGACTTGAAGCTGAACCTTCGAAGCCTTCTCGGAAGCACGGTTAATCGCATGCAGCATCACCTGTCTTCATTGTAGGGGAAGCGGATATATTCGTCCATAAGGCTATTATTGGCTGGAGCAAAGACCTAGAAATAGTCGACTAAACCTAAAGATATTCTCCTGATTCGGTTAAAGAAAGCGCCTACAATAAAGCCATGGCCTTGCCAAACGAACAGCAAAGAGTAGAAAGGGGGATTCCGGATGCACCTTCTGAAGAAGAAGCAACCTCGCGGATGGGATAACCAATTGATCCTGCAATTGATGATTTTGCCGGCCTTATTAACCTTACTGATTTTCAGCTATCTTCCGATGTTCGGAATCGTAATCGCGTTTAAGGATTACAACGTGCTCGACGGTTTGTTCGGGGGACGGTGGATCGGTTTCGATCATTTCCGGGAAATGTTCGGCGACGAACGGTTTCACACCGCATTGCGTAACACGTTGGGGATGAGCTTCATCAAGCTCGTCATCACTTTCCTCGCGCCGGTCCTGTTCGCTCTGATCTTGAACGAGATTCCTCTGGCTAGATTCAAGAAGTGGACGCAGACGCTGACGACGCTGCCTCACTTTCTATCGTACGTCATTATTGCCACGTTAACGATGATCTTCCTTGATCCGAAGGGGATCATCAACGGCATCCTTCAGGGATTAGGCATCACGAGCCAACCGATCGAGTTCCTCTCCGAGCCGAGCCATTTCTGGTCGTTGGCTGCTTCTCTCGACCTGTGGCAGGAAACCGGGTGGGGAGCGATCATCTACTTGGCGGCGATTACCGGCATCAATACGGAAATCTACGAAGCCGCGAAGGTGGACGGCGCAGGCCGACTTAGAACGATCTGGCATATTAATCTGCCGGCGATCAGAGGCACGATTATGGTGCTGCTGATCCTCAACATCGGAAGTATTATCTATGGCGGATCGAATTTTAACCAGTCTTATTTGCTAGGAAACGTGTTTAACCGGGATACGTCCTATGTGCTCGGCTACTATACGCTCGATAACGGTTTGTTGCAGATGAGGTACGCTTTCGCTACGGCGGTCGACTTATTCCAATCGTGCGTGTCGTTGATCTTGCTGCTGGCCGCCAACTGGGGCGCCAAAAAACTCAACGGAAGCAACATTTTCTAGAAAGGGGAGGAACCCTCATGAACGCGATCAAGCTGACTTGGGAAGATAAAGCGGTGAATATCGCCGCGGTGCTTCTGTCGCTTATTATGGTCATCGCGACCGCTTATCCCCTGTATTACGTCTTGATCAATTCTCTTAACGACGGCGCGGATGCGGCAAGCGGCCATATCTATTTCTATCCGCGGCAGTTTTCCTTGGAAAATTATTCGATGGTATTCAAGCAAAATTATTTGATTACCGGCCTCGCCATGTCCGCTGCCCGAACGATCGTCGGAACGGTTGCGGCGGTGCTCGTAACCGCGATGGCGGCCTATGCGCTAACGAAAGAAAACCTGAAATTCAAGAAGCTGTATCTCGCGCTCGCGATCGTTACGATGTACTTCTCCGGAGGTTTGATCCCGCTGTACTTCGTCTTGAACGAGCTCCATTTGCTTAATAACTTTTTAGTGTATATTCTGCCTTCGCTATTCACGTTCTTTCATTGCTTACTGTTCATGGCGTTCTTCCGCGAATTGCCGAAAGAGCTGTATGAATCCGCGTACATGGACGGGGCGAACGATCTGTTTATTTTCTTCAAGATCGTGATTCCGCTCTCGATGCCCGTCGTGGCCACGATCTCGCTGTTCGTCGGGGTAAACCATTGGAACGATTACTTCGTGCCGTCCTTCTTCATATCGAAGGAGAGTCTCCAGACGTTGCCGGTTATCTTGATCCGATTGCTCTCCTTGAGCGAAGCCCAGCAGCAAATTCAACAATACTTGGGCAATCACCAATCGAAGGTGACGATGGAGTCGCTGCGTTACGCAACGCTCTTCGTCTCGATCTTGCCGATTACGCTTCTCTATCCTCTGGTACAACGGTTTTTCGTGAAAGGAATGCTAGTCGGATCCATTAAAGCTTAGCGGATCCGTAACCGGACGGTTTTGGCTCGCTGGCTTCTTGGAAGGCCGGCAAGTTAAAATAAATAGATACTCTAGGAGGTCATACCGAATGACGAAGACGAAGAAGAGCTTATCATGGGTTATCTGCATGTTCTTGATGGTAGGACTGCTCGCAGCATGTTCCTCGAACAACAAAGAAGAAGCATCCCCATCGCCGGCATCGTCCGGATCCGAATCGCCGAGCGCGTCGGCGCCGGCATCATCGGAAGCTTCTCCCGAAGCTCCGTCGACCGAGCCGATCACGTTCGACATGTTCGTGAATTTCTCTTGGTACGCGCTTAGCTGGGCAGATCCGGCAGCGAAGAGCATTACGGATAAAACGGGAGTTTCTCTCAATATTACGAAGCCGGTATCCGACGACAATCAGAAAATGAACATCATGCTGTCGAACCGGGAGTTGCCGGATTTCGTGCTGCTCGATAAATCGGATCCCGCGTTGCAGCGGATGATCGAAGGCGAAATGCTCTATTCTCTCGAAGAATTGATCGATCAGTACGCTCCCGAGATGCGGGACGTTCTGCCGAAAGAAGCATTGACCAACTATAAGGCGAAAGACGGCAAAACATACGCGCTCGTCAGCTTCATCGAAGGCGAACAATATGTCGAAGCCGCCAAGAAGTACAACGCGCTAATCGGCTCCAACCAACCGACTTGGTCGATCCGCCAAGACTATTGGGAAGAAATCGGCAAACCGGATATCAGCAATCCGGACGCGTACATCGCGGCTCTTGAACAGATTAAAGCGAAGAACAAGGACAAGATCGGGTTCTACACGAACGCGAACAACATTCCTAACTCCAAGCACTTGACGGAGAGCGGCGTCGTCACGCTCGGTACCTCCGCGATGTTCGGCGCGACAGCTCTCGTGAAGGACGGAGACGCCATTAAATCCGGCCTAAGAAGCCCGGAATACCAGAACGTCATTAAGTTCTTGAACAAGATGTCGACCAAAGGGTTGCTGACCAAAGACTCTTACATCGATTCGAAGGATATTTTCACGCAGAAAATCAACAACGGCGACGCGGTCTCCTACGCGTTCACGATCGGGGACGGAACGAAGGTGCCGGCGGATAACCCGAACACTTCCTATACGGTCATGGCTCCGTTCCCTTCCTACAAGCAGGTGCGCGACGGAAGCGGATGGACGGCCATCGCCATTCCGAAGACGAACAAAGATCCTAAGCGGGCGATCCAGTTCCTGTCCCTCCTGTCCTCCGAAGAAGGCCACAAGCTGACCAAATGGGGAGTCGAAGGCGAGACGTACGTAGATGCCGCGCAAGGTCCGCACTACCATATGGTAGACGGCAAAGCGACTTACTTGCCTGCTTATTGGGCGGATAAACAGAAGGATTGGTCCGGCGTCGCGGAGAAAAACGGTCTTTCCGAGTATTGGCTGACGGCTAACTCGACTTGGTGGAACGGACCGGAGTGGGATGCGGCGGATCCGATCTTCACGGAGTATAACAAAATGTTCGCTAGCCATGTAGAATACAATCCGTCTATGGCGGGCATTACGCTCGACTCGACGACGAAGATCGGCATCGTGGAGAAGAAAATTATCGATCTGTATTCCAGCTACTACTCCAAGATCATTTTCGCCAAAGACGAAGCAACGGCTCTGAGCCTCTACGCCGAATTCATCGAAAAAGCGGATAAGCTTGGATTGGCGGAAGTCGAGCAAGCTTGGACGGACCTATATAAAGCGAAAACGGCGAATCAATAATCGGAGGACACGGCATGCAACGCATTCTAGAGCATCATTACGACATCGAAGGTTTGCCGAACGGTGCCGCGTATTCCCTTGATAAGGTTAGCGAGGCGGAAGGTCTCGAACGGGTGACGATCAAGCTGAGTTTCCCCGAAGCGGCCGTCCCGCCGGTTATCCGGTTGAAGTGGAGTCATCCGATTCGAGATATCCAGCATTTCTGGCATCCGGGTTCCGGCAGGAACAGGGGGCTGTCCGCGGATTGGGCAACGGGTTTCAAGACGCGGGCGACTTACAACGCGCCGGTCGGCTG
Encoded proteins:
- a CDS encoding sugar ABC transporter permease, coding for MKTSGGNLKLVLSYCILTGLTFLSLFPALWIILSSLKTGNSLYSETFIPREFTFGHYTDLFNKTKYPIWFFNTLKVAVLSTVFGTALLLISSYAISRFRFAGRKTSLKVMLVLQMFPGFMAMIAIFVMLNAMGLLNSHWALILVYSSGSIIANVFVAKGFFDTIPKSLEDAARIDGASHFKVFATVIVPLSTPMLTYASLMIFNGAFIDFIFADLILRTEEQRTLAVGLFKMVSQRNSTEFTMFAAGAVLVALPVTLLFLFLQRYLVDGLTAGANKG
- a CDS encoding sugar ABC transporter permease, with the translated sequence MQSKTIGAVLSLVLMGLGQLYNRQWGKGIVFVAAALVGIYLTVFQLYDHLHGLITLGEQPSGFVKVGKMMKMVEGDHSIFLLIKGLIALVAVLFFLCFYILNIRDAYLVGRLRDEGKSPATFRKSLAALGDKHFAYLVLLPPFIVITFLTILPLIFSILLAFTNFADPILPPANLVDWVGFDNFSKMLNLKVWSSTFVGILTWTLVWAVIATATTYVGGILIAVLIHQPRIRFKKFWRTALIVPFAIPNMISLLVMRNMFNNQFGPINGYLQYFGLKGLPWLTDPFWAKVTVILANMWIGIPITMILAFGVLTTIPRDLYEAADVDGAGARQKFRMITLPMVLFSTSPILIMNFAGNINNFNVIYLLTNGEPVNINYQFAGHTDLLVTWLYKLALNQSQFSFASVIGIVIFFIVASVSIWSYTRTRSYREEDMIQ
- a CDS encoding sugar ABC transporter substrate-binding protein produces the protein MAIKKWGSALVCFTLVIMLAACGGGNGDNNGSAPASENASATVPPATESASQAAEEEELVPEPGAKLVVWEAPEQLEYMKEIGAAFEAEYGVPVTVEQVAGGDQGSRLSTDGPSKTAADILTLPHDQIGLAVKAGLLLPNDVFEEETRNANVETAITASSQNGVLYGYPKSVETYAMFYNKDLFPEAPKTWDEIIAFADTFNDTKQKKYTIMWEFVGYYSYPFIASYGGYMFGDNNTNAKDIGLNKGDTVQGFEFLRSLKKILPMNAGDISYDVKTQLFKEGKLALNIDGPWSVAAFKDSVNFGVAPLPKFPNGKDSISFSGVKSYYVNSYTAYPVAARLFAHFASSKENQLKNFELTGAIPANKEAGEDPKIKDDPYVSGFFQQFANSHPMSSVPGTDLAWEALKATFVSLWDDPSLDIKTSLDQMVKNIEDGLAAR
- a CDS encoding response regulator, with protein sequence MYGLLIVEDEDIIRAGIKKIIQEMELSIGTVFEASSGKEALEIISRQDVHMIVTDIKMDDGDGLELIRALPHARLRAKTIILSGYGQFAYAQQAISLGVSDYLLKPIKKKNLHEALTKLISQLDSEQPNPSAANRPAERRESPGERMLREIARGSHTVSDIESLLSSARIPTGSRYRLAVTVHVGSNGSDVSELIERIDETNRQTYRVLAACESEPGHVLLLIGSDDAAWLAGRQLHSALQGLIAEADLSGSPIATIGISEYSDRTEDLQRLIKQSAYALDFRLLRPAVRHFYYKETVPHAPPSQAPNVFLQTVRSSLHDGNPRALAEALDGWFRFVRQQTDVTPSFVADTLYNLLVYSEFTGAKEQDWNSRTHSDLTRMYRGSVDLDEFKALVKQRFAEVLRATSTNRSVAYDSNAISFTIKYLEHHYDQDITLRSAADRIFMNPSYFSTLFKKKTGISFVHYVQKLRIEKSKALLQDPQYKIYEVATKIGFSDEKYFFKVFKNLTGITPNEYRDKREFA
- a CDS encoding cache domain-containing sensor histidine kinase — protein: MRLTVLPRRLRRFSFKSKLFLSYILIVLIPVSISAAWIYNEVIVPVRGERLQLIDQSMSQLESAIDKDIDDIEKTGYLISTNIVLKKALLKRYYDQSELIDVMNTSIQSLLSWFEATHQDVGDFRFFTVNETLPESDFFLPVSLFSEQVWFREMQERIKTTYPYWESWHNQRDYPYGKKTKNPVFSMFYPINEDFADETSYLEFEIDIGHFFSKSGAMSLSQSGGVLAVDWKGGLLSAPPAAMEFSKEVTEHSSFRQIDFTVAGYGDITYEGSSYRYVVKPIERLHASLVGLVPHSEIDSPWIKTRNVFLLLIVFLVVMLAAISFLLAGLLIRKIVRIVGNVRKIQNGNFQVRIPVHGEDEVDWLALNINSMAGQIDELINRVYKSQVSQKEAELKALQAQINPHFLFNTLETLRMMAETGDQPKLSDAITALGSIMRYNIYNGKEPVALATEIEHIHDYVQIQNLLLNQRVSLNVSVPDPLQSYRIPNLLLQPIVENCIIHGMKGISGHLSIEIVIEEREDQIHCAIMDNGRGIDPERLDEIRSQLSQPPDKRNLKAAEQEKSKETGRSGGVGLVNVRDRIQYFFGAAAEMEIDSSRDHGTVVTLTLPVGATS
- a CDS encoding ABC transporter permease translates to MHLLKKKQPRGWDNQLILQLMILPALLTLLIFSYLPMFGIVIAFKDYNVLDGLFGGRWIGFDHFREMFGDERFHTALRNTLGMSFIKLVITFLAPVLFALILNEIPLARFKKWTQTLTTLPHFLSYVIIATLTMIFLDPKGIINGILQGLGITSQPIEFLSEPSHFWSLAASLDLWQETGWGAIIYLAAITGINTEIYEAAKVDGAGRLRTIWHINLPAIRGTIMVLLILNIGSIIYGGSNFNQSYLLGNVFNRDTSYVLGYYTLDNGLLQMRYAFATAVDLFQSCVSLILLLAANWGAKKLNGSNIF
- a CDS encoding carbohydrate ABC transporter permease, producing the protein MNAIKLTWEDKAVNIAAVLLSLIMVIATAYPLYYVLINSLNDGADAASGHIYFYPRQFSLENYSMVFKQNYLITGLAMSAARTIVGTVAAVLVTAMAAYALTKENLKFKKLYLALAIVTMYFSGGLIPLYFVLNELHLLNNFLVYILPSLFTFFHCLLFMAFFRELPKELYESAYMDGANDLFIFFKIVIPLSMPVVATISLFVGVNHWNDYFVPSFFISKESLQTLPVILIRLLSLSEAQQQIQQYLGNHQSKVTMESLRYATLFVSILPITLLYPLVQRFFVKGMLVGSIKA